From Pedobacter indicus, a single genomic window includes:
- a CDS encoding glycosyltransferase family protein yields MDKKKLNILYAIQGTGNGHLSRARDIIPILQSKGNLDLLVSGTQADVDLPYDVKYNFNGLSFIFGKKGGVDIVETYKRGNIRRLLTEIRQLKLDEYDIVINDFEPVSAWACYLKNKPCISLSHQAAVLSKKAPQPKKQDLIGKITLRNYAPTSVQYGFHFDRYDEHTFTPVIRKEIRAQKLTNNGHYTVYLPSYEDKKIISILSELPDTKWHVFSKHSTKTYEHENISIYKINNEQFIKSMASATGVLCGAGFETPAEALYMGKKLIVIPMKNQFEQHCNAAALKTMGVPILKTLKKKHIPKLKDWIDHAISIPVDYPDDTSKIIDLLLSKHIN; encoded by the coding sequence ATGGACAAGAAGAAACTAAATATCTTATATGCTATTCAAGGCACGGGAAATGGCCATTTAAGTCGAGCACGGGACATTATCCCCATATTACAGTCGAAAGGAAACTTAGACCTTCTCGTCAGCGGAACGCAGGCAGACGTTGATTTACCCTATGATGTCAAATATAATTTTAACGGGTTGAGTTTTATTTTTGGAAAAAAGGGCGGTGTGGATATTGTTGAAACCTATAAACGAGGTAATATACGGCGGCTGTTGACTGAAATCAGGCAATTGAAACTAGACGAATATGACATTGTAATTAACGACTTTGAACCCGTTTCTGCCTGGGCATGTTATTTAAAAAATAAACCTTGTATATCGCTAAGTCATCAGGCGGCGGTCCTTAGCAAAAAAGCACCTCAACCAAAAAAACAAGACTTAATTGGCAAAATTACACTAAGGAATTATGCACCAACAAGCGTTCAGTATGGCTTTCATTTTGACCGATACGACGAACACACCTTTACGCCGGTTATCAGAAAAGAAATACGAGCGCAAAAATTAACGAACAATGGTCATTATACGGTATATCTACCCTCATATGAAGACAAGAAAATCATCAGCATTCTTTCTGAACTACCAGACACCAAATGGCATGTTTTCTCAAAACATAGCACCAAAACCTATGAGCATGAGAATATTTCTATTTACAAGATCAATAACGAGCAATTTATAAAAAGCATGGCGAGCGCAACTGGTGTTCTTTGTGGCGCGGGCTTCGAAACCCCGGCAGAAGCATTGTATATGGGGAAAAAATTAATTGTCATACCCATGAAAAATCAATTCGAACAGCATTGCAATGCTGCCGCTCTCAAAACCATGGGTGTGCCGATTTTAAAAACCCTAAAAAAGAAACATATCCCTAAATTAAAAGACTGGATTGACCATGCTATATCAATCCCCGTCGATTACCCCGATGACACGTCCAAGATCATCGATTTACTTCTTTCCAAACATATTAATTAG